In Shouchella patagoniensis, the following are encoded in one genomic region:
- a CDS encoding amidase family protein → MKYAEYKRYDAIGLSELIRTNEIHPNELLDATFDAIRAWSCLNAVVSTRPEAVYNEAQHVNVNQSFAGVPFLLKDSSQALKNEPMTSGTALFQHALAKKTSFYTSTLQNAGLLMAGHTNAPEFGLKNITEPKLHGPAKNPINLNYSPGGSSGGAAAAVASGIVPMAGASDGGGSIRIPASFTGVLGLKPTRGRTPVGPGVGRQWQGAAIDFVLTRSVRDSARALDVLQVHQPEAAFHTPLFREGYEKVLDQQLGKLRIAYSVDSPVGTDVDRIAKEAVLKAVRFLEEQGHEVEEKAPKIDGMELMRQYYLMNAGEMASLKERLEKIIGRELLAEEFETESWVLASCGQNVRAASYARSLLAWDEAAAITTRFHEDYDLYLTPATAKTAPRIGELTPSTENEIALKDTVVRLNVNDQLDLVYEMFLPSLTYTPFTQLANLTGQPAISLPLYTSDDGLPIGVQAMAAKGQEQLLLRLARLFEQSNLWQKIG, encoded by the coding sequence ATGAAGTATGCTGAATATAAAAGATATGATGCTATAGGATTATCAGAACTAATAAGAACGAATGAAATTCACCCAAACGAATTGTTGGATGCTACATTTGATGCGATTCGTGCATGGTCATGCTTAAACGCTGTCGTATCAACCAGACCAGAAGCTGTCTATAATGAAGCTCAGCATGTGAATGTCAATCAATCGTTTGCTGGGGTTCCTTTTTTATTAAAAGATTCTTCACAAGCACTCAAAAATGAGCCGATGACATCTGGAACAGCATTGTTCCAACATGCACTTGCCAAAAAGACAAGCTTCTATACAAGTACGTTACAAAATGCTGGGTTATTGATGGCTGGTCATACAAATGCCCCAGAGTTTGGTTTGAAGAACATTACGGAGCCAAAACTACATGGACCAGCGAAAAATCCAATAAATTTAAACTATTCGCCAGGGGGATCAAGTGGTGGCGCGGCCGCAGCGGTTGCAAGTGGGATTGTGCCAATGGCTGGTGCTAGTGATGGAGGGGGTTCTATACGAATTCCTGCCTCATTTACGGGGGTTTTGGGATTAAAACCAACTCGGGGGAGAACACCGGTAGGACCTGGGGTGGGACGACAGTGGCAAGGAGCTGCAATCGACTTTGTATTAACGAGGTCGGTCAGAGATAGTGCAAGAGCGCTTGATGTACTACAAGTACATCAGCCGGAAGCTGCTTTCCACACACCTTTATTTCGTGAAGGGTATGAAAAAGTGTTGGATCAGCAACTTGGCAAGCTCAGGATAGCCTACTCAGTAGACTCTCCTGTTGGAACGGATGTAGATCGAATTGCAAAAGAAGCAGTATTGAAAGCTGTGCGCTTTTTAGAAGAGCAAGGACATGAGGTGGAGGAAAAAGCACCCAAAATAGATGGTATGGAGTTAATGAGACAATATTATTTAATGAATGCGGGAGAAATGGCCAGTTTAAAGGAGAGGCTCGAAAAAATAATCGGAAGAGAGTTACTGGCTGAAGAATTTGAAACAGAATCGTGGGTCCTCGCCTCATGTGGTCAAAACGTACGTGCTGCTTCTTATGCGAGAAGTTTACTAGCGTGGGATGAAGCAGCAGCTATTACAACGCGTTTTCATGAGGATTATGACCTTTATTTGACACCGGCGACTGCAAAAACGGCACCGCGAATAGGAGAACTCACGCCAAGCACTGAAAATGAAATAGCTTTAAAAGATACAGTGGTACGGTTGAATGTGAATGATCAACTCGATTTGGTTTATGAAATGTTTCTTCCTAGTTTAACCTATACACCATTTACGCAACTTGCTAATCTAACAGGGCAGCCAGCCATTTCTCTTCCACTTTATACTAGTGATGATGGGCTTCCAATTGGAGTGCAAGCAATGGCAGCTAAAGGTCAAGAGCAATTGCTATTACGCTTAGCAAGGTTATTTGAACAAAGTAATTTATGGCAAAAGATCGGTTAG